The sequence TAGATAAGTTTGTGTTATTAGTAAAAATCCTATTTTATACTTTATATCTTTATCATTCATCTTAGAGTGTTCAAAAATTTGACTCAGTCTAAGGCATATTTTTTggattgaatttattatttgtaCTCTATTAATTTTGAATCAAGTTCGAATCATGCCTCTTTTatgattaaaatataaattttatattttaattaatattcctaaatattttttttttgaaataaaataattgtattaattaattagGANNNNNNNNNNNNNNNNNNNNNNNNNNNNNNNNNNNNNNNNNNNNNNNNNNNNNNNNNNNNNNNNNNNNNNNNNNNNNNNNNNNNNNNNNNNNNNNNNNNNNNNNNNNNNNNNNNNNNNNNNNNNNNNNNNNNNNNNNNNNNNNNNNNNNNNNNNNNNNNNNNNNNNNNNNNNNNNNNNNNNNNNNNNNNNNNNNNNNNNNNNNNNNNNNNNNNNNNNNNNNNNNNNNNNNNNNNNNNNTAATTTTCTAAAAAACTATTTAAAtacttatgaaaaaaaaaattgtgttttggTTGCCATCATTCTTCATTAGCAGATGATAAATATTGGTGTATGCACTCTTTTTTACTACTgacttaaaaataattttacgggaaaatgataattaaaatattGATACATGTTATATTAAATATTTAATCATCTAATTCAATTCCATGCCTTATGCGCATAAAATACTCCGCAAAAGCACTTGAatatttttgtcaaaaaaaaaaaaccactgaTGGATGAATATATTGGCAGGTGATATTGCATCAACCACATTATTCACCCTACAAAACAATTGCAAATACACTGTTTGGCCCGGAAGTCTTTTCGGCAACTGCCCAAATATTATTTACACGAAACTTTCTCTAAGACCCGGTTTTTTTAAATGTGCCGGCTGGTTGGTCAGGACGGTTTTGGACTAGAACCGAGTGCAATTTTGATAGGACCGGTAAAGGTGAATGTGCTATCGGAGACTGTTTCGGTGGCCTCAAGTGTATCGGCGGAAGTGTTCTGCCGGTAACACTGGCCGGGTTCACGGTTGGAAATGCCGGCAATGGCAATATGAACTTTTATGATGTGAGCTTGGTAGACGGTTACAATGTTCCAATGGGGGTACATGCAACCGGAGGAACCGGTAACTGTCAATATGCTAGCTACGTTTCTGACTTAAATGATAACTGTCTAAAGGAGTTACAGGTAAAAGATGTTACCAGTTTGGTAGTTGCATGCAATAGCGTGTGTGCGGCATTCAACAGTCCGGAATATTGTTGCACCGGGGAGCACGGAACACCACAGACATGCCCACCTACAAATTACTCAAAAATGTTTAAGATTGCACGTCCAAGAGCTTATAGTTATGTTATGCTTATGATGATGCTTCAAGCACTTGTACATGTTCTGGAACAAATTACATCATCACTTTTTGCCCCCACAGAATCCTCATAAATCCTAAatcttaggttttttttttttgggttataTAGTTGTTACTTGTTAGTGTTAAAGAAAGGGTGTTTGTGATTGGTTTATTAGTTAAAGGTGAAAACCTTAGATAAagaattttatgtgaaattaataaccgaaaattattaaataatttgatagatATAATTTTCTATCATCATCTAAATATTTCGAATTCGAGTCTTactcctaattaaaaaaaaaagtaaaaaatacaaaacaaaaatgctCTATGAAAATAACTtaaattaactaaaaaaaattttccgTTGTGATCTTTATTTTTTGTCAAATCTTtaagagatttttttttgttgcaaAAGTAAACTATTAGTTtgataaataaattaagcttTAAACAATGAAGATGAACACACACTGATTCTTATTAGTAGCACCAACATTTAAGTCGATTTCATTTTAATATAGTATTATAAACATAAAATTGGTTATACTTTTATCTACGGTTTAATTATTGAGCCcttataattatataaatctgTGAAATCCTAATTGCTGAAATTATTATTAGAGGTCAGCTATCAAAGTGAAGGGGATATAAAGGATCCGTATTGTATATTTAATTTGATAAGATAACGATACaaataaaattttatctttttagataataataataataataaaacaaattTGGTAACTTGTTTAACCGTTGTGGTTTGTTATTAAAATTACTTCTTATCaaatgaaatttaaacaaagtaaAATGAAAAATGTATTGCTTGCGCCAAAAGTAAAAGATATTGccatatttagttagtttttttttttaattttaaacaatGAAGATGAACACATACACAGCTGATTTAAGCGTATGATAAATCAAAgataaatttgatttaaaattaaaacaaaaatagatAAAGAGGAGTAATTTTATAATTTCTATTCGGATCAAGTAAAGaatgcaaaataaaaatgctctATGAAAATAACTTAAATTGactcaaattattattttttcttttttgttgtgATATTTATTTTTGGCCAAATCTTTAGaagattttttttggtttttgtttttcaaaagtaAACTGAATAATTAGTttgataaataaattaaactttaaaCAATGAAAATGAACACATACATACACTGATTATTATTAGTAGCACCAACATTCAAGTCAACTTAATTTTAATATAGTATCATAAACATAAAATTGTTTATACTTTTATCTACGATTTAATTATTGAGTTgctataattatattaaatttttagttaggtttttaaagtttaaaaattaaatGATACTTCTGTTTGCCTGTTTTAACTGTATGATAAATCAAagataattaatttgatttaaaattaaaacaaaacaagatcatatcatatcatatcatatcaattaaatttaaataaaccATTCAGCCAGATTTTCTTCCTTTTTATGAAGCACTCAAACGAACACTATATATTTCACTTTCCATATTAAGAAACTCTTACATTCCATTCCAAGAACACTCACATTACACTCCAGTTTTACAATCATGCCTTTCTTGTTACAGGCAACTCTTAATCCAAAATGGAATGGCTTGGTTTTGTTAGCCGAAGAAGCTGCTGCAGCAATGGCTAAAGAAAAGTTGGAACAAGAAGGCCACAATGTTGTTGTCAGTAACGACGACAACACTGTTAAAGCTAATGACTTGGTTGTTGGGAATGAAGATGATCATGAAACTCATCAACGCCGCCGCAAAAGGATTCGGGTTCGACCCCCTTATCATGAAACTCATCAACCCCGCCGCAAAAGGATTCGGGTTCGACCCCCCTTGACGGCGGTGCCAAGATTGCCTCAAGAGTTGGAGGCGAAGTTCAAAGAGATGTGTGGAGAAAATCCTATCTGTCTTATCCTACAAAAATTATTGTATGAAACCGATGTATCAGGGACACATGCTAGGATATCGATGCCGTTCAACCAAATCAAGAGTTTTGATTTTTTAACTGAAGAAGAAAAGACGATGCTCCATCAAGAAGCAGAGAAGTTGTATGCCCGTGACCGGAAAACCATTACAGTGACACTAATATACAAGCCAAGAACCAATGGCGGTGATGGTCTTGATGATGCTGTGAAGGAAACTGAGATGAAACTTGGACAGTGGAACATGAACAAGAAGAAGGGCAAaagtggaaaagaaaagaagatcagTCGCATGTATGTGTTGAATGGCAATCACAAAGAAGTTGTTGAAGAGAATATGCTGGATGAAGATGTTGAAATTCAAATATGGGCTTCAAGAAAAACTATAGATCAAAAGCTTTGCTTGGCACTTTTTGTTCCTGAGAAAGACCAAGAGGATATACTCATGATTGAAAAGGTTTAAATGGTGGGTGGAGTCTATGCTGAAAATTTATTTACTGGTAAAATTTATGATTTAGAGTgtgtaaatttatttttagtattgtTACTTTATTCACAAGTAACAAGTTTAAAGTAGAAACTGATCGGATTCCTCAATATTTCTCCTCCTTTACTTTTTTGGTTTTGCTACCAAAGAAATTGTTATAGTTCAGGTCTTCAGGACCATTTTGACTCAtacaaaaataaactaaaaatacaaataaaactaATTATAGTATATTCTTGTGAATGCGTTATAATGTATATTATTCACAATTACAATTGTAGATATTGCATTCGGTAACTAATTCAATTGAATCGTGACCCAATATGATAGCATTATAATCAATATTATCGTATATTTTTGGCGAATGCATTATAATTTCGTATTAGTGGTTACGTTAATACGGTAGAATCGATTAAATTTTTGCCTAATTGAAAGCATTCATCTTTAGGAAATTTGTCGGCTTGTTTTTCTTGTCATTACGTTCCGAGGTTTGGTTTAGAACTTCTAGATGATTAACATGGTAACAATTATACCTTTCCAGGATTAACATAAACTTTACTATGGGTATGTTGAGATAAATAGTCGGTAGAAATTTTTATGTGCAAGGTTCGTGATTAATTTTATACATCAAACTTGACCATGGAAATTCTTACCCTCCGATACTTTGAAGACGATACTGCAAACATTAATTTCGCAGGGAAACAAATCACACATAATTGAAAACAAGATATCAGAACGGGATAAAGGAATTAGGAATGAAGTAGAGAGACTAGAGAGCAAAAACTTTCCATTTTAAAGGGCCTTCGGCCAAAACACTGTTAAACCATGTAAccttcctcttttttcttttttttttcctttttttttatcacatttttttttttggtacacCTTTCTTCATCTCATTTACTATTATACCCTTTCCATAGGTCTCAATTTTCTCTACAACAGGCTCTCTTTGAAAGCCAAATCAGTAACCTCCCCATCCATTCAACCTACTAGACAATTTAGGATGAGTAAAGCCAATCCCTAAACCTAAGGTGTTGCTTACCACCATTTTTCTCTACAATGACCCTATTTAAAAGACAAAAGAAACTACAACCTAAAACCAcccaagaagagaaaaaaaaatgaagctAACTATCTCTTACAGATATTCCTTTGGAGGAACTCTCTCTTAAGGTAAAACTACTCCGGACGCGATTAAACCATGATAGTTTCAACTCACCGGAGCCAGTGCACTGACCCTCACCCTCCTTTTTGCTGCTGAATAGGGTTTGGTCAGTGCAGTCCAGTGATGCTCCACATGCTAGATTGTATGACTGGCATGCAGAATGACATACTCGAAGCCTGTTGTCTCCATCACCGTCGCACTTTTGGATGGAAATCTGAGGAATTATGCAACATGCTCATCAGACAAATTGGCAAATTACCAAATTTAGAGTGAGAGAACAATTTTAACAATCTAATGGTTCTACTCTCCACAAAATGCAATGTTGGATCTAATGAGAGAACAATTTTGAAGAGTCAGGGTTATTGTCACAATTAATGGTTCTACATCATATCTTATTATTTTAGAACTAAGTGCATTTGTTTCAGCTTTTCCCTGACAAAAAATCACTTTTTCCACTGAAAACTTACTTTGCATATTTGCATAATCAAATTGAAGAATCACTTTTAAGAAAATTAGATAAGAATAACCATTAAATTTGACAGTAATGTGAACTCTAAAGAAAAAacagagagaaaaaaaaattggagttGCCAATGAGTAAGAATAAAACCATTatttaaaaacatagaaaataaaTAACAGGAAAATAATCGTAGGGATAACTTTAGCAAAGAAAAGATAGAACTTACCCAGCATGCAAGTCGTTTAGCCGCCTCGTCACAGTAGGAACTCccaaatatattaaataatttcctTGCACCACCAGGAAATAGTCGGTGGTAGTTGGGCATGACAACCACTTCTTCTAGCTGCTGCAGAATACTAGGTTCACTAGGTGCACAATGCTGCCCAGAAATACCCTTTCCCAGCACTTCCTTGCAAACTGAAAGGCTGGAGAGGAGCATTGAGCTGTTCTGGCAAGTATATCCCGCATAGTCCGAACATCGGAACTCACAAACTCCATTATCACAAACCCCACCATGAAGGCTGCATTGCTCATCACAAACCGCTGCATGAATTATTGGGAACGGGTCAATAAATAGTAGTTTCACCAATTATATATATGCCTACTTTTATTGTTGAACAAGACTGATCCAACTGTTTAAATTTTCAATTAACTAGTAGTTGTGTTTCCAAAATTATAGAAATAAAATACATGAACTTAAATTAATCAGATGAAACGGAGGTTAACTATCCTAAAGGAACTACAACATAGCACGTAGAAAAGTAATCCAACATAGCAGTACTTTCCATAATCAAGTAAGATATTGCTGCTACTTAAAATTACATTATAAGCAAGAAATACTAAGCATATTCATATAGTACAAAGTTAAGAAACTAATAAACCAGTGGAACTAACAAGAAGGAAATATATAGTCTAGTGTAAAACTTGGAATCTTAATATTAACAGATTACCGGTGGAACAGTCAATGCCAGTGTAGCCAGCTTTACATTCACAAATTCCGTTTGAGAGACAGATGCCATTGCCATTGCAGTTGCTCGGGCAGGAATCTGGAATAAGTCAACAATCATTAATAGAGGGAAGATTAAAACAACAGTCATTAACTAATAATAAGTATGCGGAAATACAGCATGACATAAGAGCTCACGTTTACTGCAATCATGACCATGAAATCCAAGAAAGCAATTGCAGCGTCCTTCAACACAATCTCCATTGAAGTTACACGCATTAGGACATTGCCCAGACACAGCCACTGGGGCTGTGTTACAGAGCTCATGGTATGCAGGGCAGATTAATTCACCTATGGGACAATACAATGAAGGATGATAACTGTCAATGCAATGGGAATCTAACATCAATGTGTAAACAAACAGAATGGTAATATTCACCATTAAAGCCAGGAAACTGAATGGGTCCACCAGCCCGAGGACACACTTTCCAGATACCATCAACAGCAACCTGTATATAGCATATGAAGCTTCATTCAGGACTTCCGCAATAGAGGTAAAGAAGGCAAGGGTAACATACACTTAATAATGAGAACATTTCACTTATCAATCAAACAACCATACCTCCAAAGAATTATTAATACACCTGTGCTGATAACAACCGTTTCCCTGGGTCGTAGAACCCCGTACAAATCCTGTGCGCACTAATGATGAGGCCATACACCTTCATCAAAAGGAAAACAACTGTTACCAAATCTAAATCCTTATGGCACATGAGAAATGCAAGAAAAGCATATGAATTTGCAGTCAGAGAGATAACCTAGAGTTACTTCCTCGGACTTCACCAAGCATTCTATCAGGTGCACGAGCACTGTTAGTGTCTGTACATGATCCATCAGAGTATGCAACAAAATAAGTGCAATAATCGGCTAATGAGGATTGGCCGCCTGCAATAGCCAGTGAATAGTGAGATCTCCACTACAGCCAACTAAACATTTAGTTTATAAAGAACACAATTGAAAAGACAAATGGCGATCACTACTACAAAGTACAAACAAACTGCAACTATGCAGGGTCAACCTCTAATCATATAAATAAAGACATGATCATGAAAGTATGTACCTTTATTAGCTTGTGGAAAATACTGAGCCCACAGAGGGAGATCTCCACTATATGTTAGAATCGGGCAGTAACCTTCTGCCTCTCTGTTATATGTACAACCTGAGAACTGTGTTGTGTTGCAACGATAGGCCCCCTTCCAAAGATTGCAAGGGGAGGTAACAAATTCGCTACCTTGGTTGCGACCCCAATCAAGCCGGTCAGCCATGCTATAATTAGCTTTATACCATCCGCTATCTTCCAAGAGAGCCAATGTCATTTTAGAAACTACAGATCTTGTGTCAACAGAACCAGTCATAATCTCATTCATTAGTAGCCTCTTCTCCCAATGAGACCCTGTAATACAATTACCAAATTTTGATTGGTCATCTGCTCATGATTAGAAGTACATGCTTGAATATCATACAGTGTCTGTAAGAAGAACTTTTCTACCATGCATTTCTCGATTGGTTATTTTAAGAAACTTAGGGGAAGATTTCAAAGCAACTAAGGTGATTGTCATGGAAGGCTAATGCTTTGTTTAGAAGCAAGAAGCTGGAAGTTCTATTTAATCATTCTTTTTGCATATAAATTACAGTCCTACCATTTCAGCATATTCACACAGATAATAGGGAGGGGGGAAATAGACCGAGGAGGATTTTGGTAATTCATATAAATAGTTAAAAAATGTTTGTCAATGGAAATTGAGTATTAGCCTATAATAGGATTTGTGAATCTAGTTACATGTTAACAGAATTTCAAAGAAAAGGAGGTGAAAAAAAAGAGGAGGCAAGAATATGTATCAAGAAATAAAATTTGATGAAATCAAAACCTGATGTGCCACGTCCTCCACCATCTTCCAGCTCTAAACCAGTAAAATTTCCTGAGAATGCCTGCCAAGTGCCAACAGATCACTTATTTAAAACCCTAACAAAATCTTCTGATGAAGGACACTTTCAACATGAAAACAGCAAAATGACATTGATATTGTAAAGAGATATGTTCCCAAGCAAATACCCCATAATGATGTCGTGAATGCATGACAACACGTGGAAGAACCACACGTGTTACCATCCGCCCAATCTTTTCATCCATAATTTGTTCAGTAACCTGCAATGACAGAATGACGAGATTTAAAAATGTAAGCAGGTAAATTCCTGAATGTAAGATTGCCAATGTAAGTATTGGAAAGAAAAAATATAGATGATATGATATTCAAGAAAAATTAGGCATTATTTCTCTATGACGGAAATACTTGGCATGTAGCAGCATGCATTACAGTTTCTCAACTGTATAGATATGCCATTTTCCAGAACCGTTATATTTTGTCTACATCAATATGAAGAAATTTTACTCTTCTATAATTGTAAGAAATTAAACTACGATGCTGCATATCTGATTATTATAGAAACACAAACTTATGAGGACTCTATTCCCAAGCATTTCATATATCTAGAGTTATATAGTTATTGTAAGAAAAGATGAATCATATGGCACGAAGACAGCCATTACCTGACTACGGCGTCTTTTCCTTTCATCTCTAAAATGAGCAAAGGCATGGGGATCAAAACCAAGAACATGCATAACCTGAAAAGGATCAACCATGGTGAACAAAGCCACAAATAGATATTTAGGACTTCActctcaacccatttagacacagaAACCAAACTGACCTCGTGTATCAGAGTAGCAGAAAGCAAAGTCTCTGCCTCAGCTGTCAAATGACGAGGAGCAACGTTAACATGTCCTTCACACCAGCAAAACAGAAGTTTTTTTCAGTTCTGAAGCATCCGAAGTGCAAGATAAGACAAAAATATAAACAATAAATTTTTGTAGGAAAATCTACCAGCTATAGCACGTCCCCATTGATCCCGTTCACATGCAACTGCCCAAGCAAGTGTATTCCCAGTTGTGGGTCTCGTAGTCACCAAAAGAACTAAGTCGGCATTGGAGACACCCTCTGGAAAAGGAGAACAAAGACCTCATTTACTAAATTCACAAGCAAAAACTACATTTCCCAGCTCCCACAGAAGGCAGATAACAAAAGAATCATACATACCCTCGATATATTCACGTGGAAGCTGCACACCTCCATCTTGTCCACATGCAGAATATCCACTTAATCGCAAGTTCCCCTTGACTGGCTCAACAGCCAATGCTCTCCTAAACCAGTCAGCTGTCTGCCCTAATGCCTGAAATAAGTTTCCACCAAAAGGTAAATATCTCTGCCAATAATTATGCAAATAATAACAATTTAACTGGTATTATTGCTCTAGCAATaccatgaaaaagagaaataaaaaagtgtCAACAGTTAAGGCGTACCACGTAATACTATCTATCAGCCTAGTTAAGGGTACAATTGAATCAACAAATGAAGTTGTAAACATATGATTCGAAAGTCATAAGGTGCAGAACCGTAAGTGCAAGGTATGCTTCCTTACTTCAGGCTGCCTTTCTTATATTGTTATATAGTGAAACGAAACAAAATCAAAAGGAAATATTGGAAAATCACCTTACGAAGTCGATGCTTTTTGTCCTCTCCAGAGATATCTTCAGAAGTGCAGTTATGCCAACAATCACCAAGGATTGGAGGATCAGCATGAGGATTACACAAAGGCGAACCTAGCAGCGAAGCCAAAGGAGGCTCCCCAAGCTGCGAAGATAAAATTAAACATTAACTTTATGTATTTATAAGTACATGAGAATGAGAATACCAATGCTTAGATATACACTCCAAATGATACTTTCTTTCAATCATATGGAACACTCACTTTAACAATATCACCAACTTTCCGACAATCCCTGTCAGACGAGTGGCCCACAGCGTCATAATTTAGATAAATCCTTATAGGTTGTTTTGCATCCTTTTGAGATTCCACTGATGATGATACACCAAGCAATGCCCTGCCTCTGTGCTGAAGGGGTTTCAAGACACCAGGCTCGTACACCTGTGGGGTTACCGAATACACCTTGCGACCAGGTCGCTTTCTTTGTTCAATTATCTGGTCGTGTATGCAAGAGTGCGAGGCAACATTCCCAGTCCTCTCTTCTGAGCTTCCCCACTGAAGTCGGTGCTCTACAGGTTTTGCAGTACCAGCTTCCAACCAAAACAATATCAATACAATCTGCGGCAAGAAGCAGCAGTTTAAGAACAGACATCCGACTAGAGCACTCAAGGTCTTCATAATATGCAAACGAAATGCATTCAACAAACTTTATGAGGCAACACAAATTGCACTTTTAAGAAATGATAGAAAACACTAGCAAAAACGATGTCAAAATAGAAACCCTAAAGTTTGAAACCGTATATGCTATCCAAACATACTTACTGAGAAGGTAAGAaatctttatctttttctttagcTCATCAAACACCATTGCCCCAAATCATAGATCAGCAAAATTTCGAGCTTAGAATTTCACTAAGCCGAAAACAGAAACTAGAAACAAAGCAATGAATATTCTATAACCAATTATCCCCCAAGGATGTTTAGTTAAAAACCTTCCTTCAAAGCAAAACAATATCGTGCAAAAGATAACTAAGCCGGAAATGAAACGAAACAAAAACcctcaaatcaaacaaaaagaccAAACCAGCAACTTCcacgtcaaaaaaaaaaaaaaacacaaccaAATATTAGGGGGAAAAATTAAGAACAGATTTCATTTCACATCCAAATATAGAATGTTCTAACCTACACGCATCCTCAGCTACAAATTAAAGCCCAAGCACAGTTCAAACAGATTATTCagacaaaatatacaaaaattaatCATAAGCACTAAACTACGCAGCACCATTGAactgaaaaattaaaacaaaataacaaaaatagaaaaagagagagagcttACAGCGAGAACGACGACGTCGAATCGAAGCACACAGCGAGACCTAGAAAACAAAGCGCGTGAGCTACACGGAAACATTTTGAACTCCAGGAAGTGTGAGCGGAGAAACAGTCGAcagaaaacgacgccgtttccatCAAAACGACGGCGAATCACGGATCCGCGACGGAACACGCACGAATCGCTTGCTCCGATACATCATTGTTTCGTTAACAAAGCCAGAACAGCGGCTTCGATTTTTCAAAACAATGCTATCTTCATAaacaataatttatatataagaaATGAAGAAGCAGCTTCGATTCGTTGAATAGAGTTTGTGTGTAGAATGAAGCTTTctagattttgagcttcttcgtgcttcttcttcgtgttcttgttctctctctctttctgtttctgtttctgtttctgtGTGAGAGAGTTAAATGGGAAAAAGGGAAAGACACTGAGACACactgaaagagaagaagaagagagagaaagatgaaAGAGGAAGCAAATAAAAAACGCAATGGATTGGGTGGAGTGGTTGGAGAACAgcgtttatttttttaatattatatttttttattttgcattaatatttttttgtttataatgGAAAAAAATCNNNNNNNNNNNNNNNNNNNNNNNNNNNNNNNNNNNNNNNNNNNNNNNNNNNNNNNNNNNNNNNNNNNNNTATTATTTAATGAATATATAACGAAAATGATATTATATGAAATTGTATACCAAAGCCTTTTCGGTTTTTATTATGTATAATAGATATATTTTATTTAGAGAGAAAAGAATTAGAACGAAATTGAAAAATTAATCCAAAAATATTCTATTGATTTTGTTAGTGTTGAAAAAAAAGCTTTGGGATTTATTTGACATTAAGTTAACTTTCTAAATATCTAGTTTATAATACCTTTTAACAACATAACACTATgttaatattttaaaacaaaaattcaaaatcatcaTCAGTGGTTTATCCTATttgataaataattatatctttaatTAATTAAGGATTGTCAATAGAAAAAGATAAATTATACTAATTTTCTTTGTAATTTTGTAAAATGTGTTATATTTCCATCTGTGTTATAAAAATGTGTANNNAGACAATCAACAACCATAGGCTtagtaattaaaaagaaaaatatctcATAAAATAACATATATCTTGTGTTTTAGAATCTagtaaaatatttgaaaataaaaatacatcaatatTCTCATAAAATTAGTAgtatgatttttttttccttttattttttagtgtataTGATATGGTATTTTAGTGAAACAATAATGTGTGGCTTTTATAGCATGCTGATGAAGTGATGATGACCCCATATTTTGAGTATGATAAAATGACACTTTATAATATCCATTTAATATATGTTATGTTGATAAATGATAACAGAAAATTGTATCCTTTCATTTCAAGTATGGAATTTGTGTTTATCTCTTAATTAAAAGTTTGTATGAACCTTGCACACTACTTATAATTTACTcatcaaattaattaaatatatattatatttctgGTGTatctgtatatttttatttttagagacgATGATAATAGTTGtcattgttaaatatggcttatttttttaatttataattaaaaaaagtcaTGTTTGGTGTGTGTACTTCTATATACTATTTGTAGATCTATATACTATTTGGAGATAATGATAATGGATTAAAAACGCGggattcaaaaaaattaaagggAGTTTGTCGGGTTAGGCgaactctataatttttatagagtttgtCGGGGATGCGGCGAACttgctctaaacaaaaaaaatcatatttagaaaattaaagctcaaaaataatgtttggagaaatatgcattttttttttattttatttctgaaaaaatccatatatatatatatataataggaaaTTAATTAGTAGTCCTTTCGTTGTTGAAAATAACTAAAAGTGAAAACTTAAAAGGGACATTCCTCCTCATTCCTTTattctcttcctctttttccCTTCGTTTCTTTAACTCTTTAAAAAGTCACTTTTTTCCATTCCACATATTCTCTCTATTTATGGAATAACATTAACTATAAGGTGTagagtgaaaaaaaaaatgcaaatatgAAGTTCATTTTAATAACAATAATGATAACAACAACAAATCTAATTTTTACGTACTAGcgatttaataaatttttatgttatta is a genomic window of Arachis ipaensis cultivar K30076 chromosome B06, Araip1.1, whole genome shotgun sequence containing:
- the LOC107605731 gene encoding uncharacterized protein LOC107605731 is translated as MFPCSSRALFSRSRCVLRFDVVVLAIVLILFWLEAGTAKPVEHRLQWGSSEERTGNVASHSCIHDQIIEQRKRPGRKVYSVTPQVYEPGVLKPLQHRGRALLGVSSSVESQKDAKQPIRIYLNYDAVGHSSDRDCRKVGDIVKLGEPPLASLLGSPLCNPHADPPILGDCWHNCTSEDISGEDKKHRLRKALGQTADWFRRALAVEPVKGNLRLSGYSACGQDGGVQLPREYIEEGVSNADLVLLVTTRPTTGNTLAWAVACERDQWGRAIAGHVNVAPRHLTAEAETLLSATLIHEVMHVLGFDPHAFAHFRDERKRRRSQVTEQIMDEKIGRMVTRVVLPRVVMHSRHHYGAFSGNFTGLELEDGGGRGTSGSHWEKRLLMNEIMTGSVDTRSVVSKMTLALLEDSGWYKANYSMADRLDWGRNQGSEFVTSPCNLWKGAYRCNTTQFSGCTYNREAEGYCPILTYSGDLPLWAQYFPQANKGGQSSLADYCTYFVAYSDGSCTDTNSARAPDRMLGEVRGSNSRCMASSLVRTGFVRGSTTQGNGCYQHRCINNSLEVAVDGIWKVCPRAGGPIQFPGFNGELICPAYHELCNTAPVAVSGQCPNACNFNGDCVEGRCNCFLGFHGHDCSKHSCPSNCNGNGICLSNGICECKAGYTGIDCSTAVCDEQCSLHGGVCDNGVCEFRCSDYAGYTCQNSSMLLSSLSVCKEVLGKGISGQHCAPSEPSILQQLEEVVVMPNYHRLFPGGARKLFNIFGSSYCDEAAKRLACWISIQKCDGDGDNRLRVCHSACQSYNLACGASLDCTDQTLFSSKKEGEGQCTGSGELKLSWFNRVRSSFTLRESSSKGISVRDS
- the LOC110263871 gene encoding putative B3 domain-containing protein At3g49610, coding for MPFLLQATLNPKWNGLVLLAEEAAAAMAKEKLEQEGHNVVVSNDDNTVKANDLVVGNEDDHETHQRRRKRIRVRPPYHETHQPRRKRIRVRPPLTAVPRLPQELEAKFKEMCGENPICLILQKLLYETDVSGTHARISMPFNQIKSFDFLTEEEKTMLHQEAEKLYARDRKTITVTLIYKPRTNGGDGLDDAVKETEMKLGQWNMNKKKGKSGKEKKISRMYVLNGNHKEVVEENMLDEDVEIQIWASRKTIDQKLCLALFVPEKDQEDILMIEKV